The sequence TACTATTTGTTACAGCTATTTTGCAGTATATTTATGCAAATTTACAAGTTTTAATTTAATAATAGCACCATATTTATTGAAAAATTAGTTTGGTTATTTTTAAACCATTGCTTACCTAGCTATTTTTTCACGGTTAAAAATAAATACGCTCGCCCAAGTATTTTCCGTAAGGTTCACCACATTTCCATTCATCGCTTAGCAGGTAATAGCCGGTCAAGATATCTGCATATCCCTTTGCCTCCAATTCAGTAAAGCTTGAAGGATAAAACAATTTATTAAATACATCCAAATCAATGAGACAGGAGGGGGTATAATTTACACATTCATCAAGCGATGCAAAGGATACGGAAAATTCGCTATCCCAACCGATTAAACCAATCTTTTCTAATGTCCAAAATTCTATTTCAGCGTTATCAATATTAAAGTAGTAAAAATAGAGTTTCACTATAAAATCCATTTAATGAATAGATGAATTTAATAAAATTGCACCACTTCATCTTTGCTTAGCGGTTTAAGCACAGTTGTAGCTAACTGCTTTTGTAATAAGATTAAAGAAAAATGAAAAAAAGTTTAACAATGCGATGAAAAATTTGCTTTATTGCGCTTCGATTGCGCTATTGCTCTCATTTTCTTTGGCAAGAAAAGCATCAACATTTTTAATGACCTGCCGTGTTACTGCATCACGTTTGCCGCGTGTGCTCATCACTGAAAGATGGGCTTTGGCATAAATTGGATAACGTTCCGCAATTAACCGCTCCATGACGGCGCGGGGATTATCATTTTGCAAAAGTGGCCGATGACTACGGCGTGAAACGCGATCCATCAAAGTATCAAGATCAGCATCAAGCCAAATCGCCAGTGCTTGATCATGAATAGCCTCGCGAGTTTGTTCATTAATATAAGCACCACCACCTGTTGCAAGAACAATTGGCCCTTTATTTAACAAACGCAAGATAACACGTTTTTCAAGATCTCTAAATTCTTGTTCGCCATATTGAGCAAAAATTTCACTAATGCTCATTTGTGAAGCGTGCTCTATTTCGTGGTCAGCATCATAAAAATCAAGATTAAGCAATTGGGCAAGCCTTTTGCCGATTGTTGTCTTGCCTGCGCCCATCAAACCAACAAGCACCAAAGAGCGCTCGCCAATATTGCTGCGCAGTCGATGGATAGCTTTGTGGATCGAAATATTTTTACTCATTTAAAATCTTTCGACATTTATCGCACATCAAGTCAAGAGGGTAGAGGCATTTCTTATGGATTTTAGCCACTGGAAGAGCAGTTTTTTGTGAAAATCTTTAAAATCAGCACGCTCTATTGTTATTTACTTGCCTTTTATCAAAAAATGAAATTTATAAATTGCAAGTCTTAAAACAGATTAGCCTAAGCAAAGATTAGGCGGTTATTGGCTTTAATGGTAAAACATGTTTGACCCGCCAATTTTTAATTGCATTATGGCTAGATGCTGTTGATAATACCAACTGATCAAAAGCCATTGACTTACCGGCAAATATTTTTTGTATTTTTTCAATTTCTTGACGTTTTAACAGGCTATCTTCTACACCATAAGCTAAGGATAGATGCGGCATAAAGCTATCAAAATCATCGGTTTTTAAATAATCAGCAGCTCGCTGTTTTAGAGCTGCCAAATTTTCTACCAGATCAAATGCAAGATAGAAAGAACGGAAGAAAACATCTTCTTGGCGCACATCAATAATTGGTGCAGAAAAAATCGATATATCCTTGGCAATTGCTTCCATTAGCGCAATGAGGCTTGCTTCTCCCTTTTCAATATCCACACTGATATCGCCTGCAAGGGTCATATGTGGCTCAAAATTCTCGCTATTAAAAAGCTGCGAAAAATGTGCGATAGAATCGCTCAAGGATGTAAAATCAACTGATATTGGACGCAGCCAAATAGAATAATAGGATTTTTGCAACGTATTCCCCTTTGTTGAGATCTTTACTGGATTGCTTATAATGAGTGGCGGCTCTAAGCAATAGTTTTAAGCTGCTTGATGAATAATAATTGCTTGGTGATCGCTCGATATTCGATAAGCGATTTTTGCTATAATGATTTAAAAACCATTTATTTACGCTTTCAATAAAAGTTGAAAGCCTTTGTGTTTACGGGTGTTGAGAGTAGCTAAAATTTGCCATGATTGGGTGCAACTATCAAATTTTAAGAACACATTTTTAAACAATGGCAGAATGGGATTTAAAATGACCAACCATTATAAACAAATTTCAAAAAAGGCTCTTGGCAAGGTTCTTGCGCTTGCAGTTTTTGCAAGCCTTGTATCAAGCACAAATGTTTTTGCAGCGCCAAATGACCATATGACGCAGCGCATTGAACAAAGAAATGGGCCGATCAATCAAGGACTTTATAATGGCTATAAGGGCTATCGCCATCATCGCCCAGGTTATCAGCGCCATAGTGATGGTTGGTGGTATCCAGAGGCGGCATTTAGGCATATTCGCCCTGCGCCACCAATTTATGACGGCCCTCATAATAGCGATCGTGGTCCGCGCCCACCGCTTTCTAACCACTTGGATCAACCGCGTCCCAACCATCCAAGTATCAATAGACCGATGCCGCAACGCCCAGTTTTGAACCAACGCCATATTAAGTGGTGTGCGCAACAATATCGCACTTACCGCCCATCCGATAATAGCTTTGCTGTTAGAAGAGGCGAGCGCCGCATCTGTGTATCGCCATTTTCACGCTAAAGCCTATATTTCAATTTTGAAATTCAAAGTTAGCTAATTTTAGTTGTAATTTAAATTTCATTGAAACCGTAATAAGATCCTTTCTTATTACGGTTTTTTATTTCGTTGGTATAAAAACATTCAATGGCAATGGCCAGTTTTGAAAGCATGGTTCTTAGCCAAAAATGCAATAATAAGTGCAATAAATATAAGTAGAAGAGAAAGCGTAGGTAAAGATTTGGCGCTTGTCCAGTCTAATAGATAGCCACCAATACGACCACCACCCGCTACTCCAAGGTTAAACAGCGTTACAAAGAAAAATTGTGCCATATCGGCTTCATTACCAGCGGCATCGGCAAGGGCGGTTTGTAGCAAAGTTAGCGCCCCCCCAAAAAAGTTAGTCCCCAAAGCGCAACACTTATATAAACCAGTGCCAAATGGTTAAAGACAAATGTTAATAAAACCATAGCGGTGGCAAAACGAGTAAGCAAAAAAACGACGAGACTGAAAAGGGGGAGCGATAACGGTTGATGACCGCGCTTATATTGTTCACTTGGTTGATTTAGGTGATGCACCTTTGATTTTATGGTCTTGTTTGACACATCATGTCCCTTATTTGCATTTGCCAAATTGCATTCTTTATTGATCACTAAAGAATGAAAACTTGTTTTATTTTATCAATCGACAAAGAATGGCGTGGGAATTGAAATGCGAGATTGAAAAATGGCAGGTAGACCAAGGGAATTTGATAGAGATGAGGCTTTGAAAGAAGCACGTAATCTTTTTTGGCAATATGGCTTCGAGGGAACCTCTATGGTGGATCTGGCGCAAGCGTTTAATATTGCATCGGCTCGTATTTATGCAGCCTTTGGCTTTAAAGAAGCGCTTTTTCGTGAAGCTGTCGAGCAATATCAGCTTGAAAAAGGCTCCTTCGCGAGTGTAGCGCTTGCGCAAAATAGTGATGCACGTGCCGCAATCGAGCAAGTTTTACGTGGGGCAATAGATGTTTACACCGATAAGTTTATGGGTTGTATGGTTATATCTTCCGCCGTTAATTACTCGCAAAACCATCATAATATCGCACAATGGCTCACCGTTATGCGCAATGAACGCACTGATCTGATTAAATCCTACCTTAAGCAGGCTAAATGTGATGGTACAATTGCGCCAAACTTTAATGAAACTGCTTTTGCTGATTTTTGTTGCACTGCCCTTTGCGGCTTTTCAGTACAGGCACGCGATGGGGTTGATACTAAGCGTTTAAATGCTATTGTTGAGCTGATCATGAAAGCCTATGACAGTGAAGCGCAGCCTAAGATTTAAAAATTCATCAAAATAGCTTATTTTTATTTGGTAAAATAACCCAATATGCAATAAAGCCATTTTCAGCGTGTTTATTCTGTTTTATAAACCAAATGCCCCAAAACTCTGCATTGGAAAAAATAGTGCTTTTTATACGATCGATATTATTCATTTTTGCTTTTTATACCGCATCGATATTGCAGGTTTTTCTTTATACGCCGTTTTATTTTTTCTTGCCGCGAAAAAAAGCATGGATAGTGCCTAAAATATGGGGCCGCGTTACCATGTTTTTATTTAGGCATATTGTTGGCACCAATTATCGCCTTGAAGGCATGGAGAATATACCAAAAGGTGCTTGTATTATCGCACCCAAGCATCAATCCATGTGGGAAACAATCATGCTATGTATGTGCCTTGAAGATCCAAGTCTTGTGCTCAAACGCGAATTAATGCGCTTGCCAATTTTTGGGTGGTTTATGTGGAAAATTGGCATGATTCCTATTGATCGTGGCTCCCCAATCAAGGCGATGAAAGCGGTGATTAATGGGGCGCGTGAAAAGGCTGCCGATGGCCGGCAAATCGTTATTTTTCCTGAAGGCACGCGTCAAGAGCCGGGTGCGGAACCGAGCTATAAGCCGGGAATTATACCAATTTATAGTGAATTATCCTTGCCCGTTATTCCTATTGCGCTTAATGCTGGGCTTTTTTGGCCGCGATCAACTGTCATGCGCTATCCTGGCACCGTTATTATGCGGGTTTTACCTGCCATTGAGCCAGGTCTTAATAAACGTGAATTTTTAAAAAAACTGGAAGAGGTTACTGAAAAAGCCTGCGATGATTTATTGATTGAAGCAGCAAATAGCAAAAATCCACCAGCTATGCCCCAAACAGCTGTTAAAAGACTGGCGGAACTTGGCATTGATTGGCAGGGGCAAATACGGTGAAAATTGCAACTGCCACGGCTTTAGCTAGTCCCACTTGCGATAAGCATATACAGTTGGAAGATGTCACATTAAAGCTTGGCAATAAGACCATCTTACAATCGATAAATGTAACATTACAACAACAGCGCATTGGTGTTATTGGCGCTAATGGTTCGGGTAAAAGTAGTTTTGCAAGATTGTTAAATGGGCTTTTGCTACCTAGTACTGGCACGGTTTTTATCGACGGTTTAGATACGAAAAAGGACGGTAAAAATATACGTCGCAAAGTTGGGTTTATTTTTCAAAATCCCGACAATCAAATCATTATGCCAACAATTGAGGAAGATATTGCTTTTGGGCTTAAAAATATGAAGCTCACAAAGGCGGAAATCCAAAGGCGCAGTGATGATGTTTTACAGCTCTATAATCTTGATGCGATTAAAACATCATCTGCCCATAATTTAAGTGGTGGACAAAAGCAATTATTGGCGATTTGCGGTGTTTTGGTTATGCAGCCTGAAATTATGGTTTTTGATGAACCAACAACCATGCTCGATTTGCGCAATAAAAAGCGCATTGCCGCCCTCATCAACAATCTGCCGCAACGAGTTGTCTTGGTAAGTCACGACCTTGAATTATTGAAGGATTTCGATCGTGTGCTCGTGATCGATGAAGGCAAAATAGCCTATGATGGCAGCGCCTATGATGCAATTGAATTTTATAAAAATTTAATGCAATGATGAGCAATTTTGAAAACAATGAGTCCGCACGTTTATGGGCGAAAAAAACACCTATTTGGGTGAAAATTATTTTCCTTTTTGCCCTTGGCTTATTTGTATTTTTTTTCACGCGCATCGATATTATGGCAATTGCCTTCCTATTGGCGCTGCTTGCTTATCCAATAGTTGGATTTAGCTTAACACTGCCAATTAAAAATCTTGTAAAATTATGGTGGCTGTTGCTTGGATTATTTTTGGTGCAATGGCTAACTATTCCATGGGCAGCTAGTTTAGCAATTACTTTGCGTCTTGCAATTTTATTACTTGCCGCAAATTTGATTAATGCAACGACCAAAGCAAGCGATATGCTTGACGCATTTGAGCGATTCTTTATGCTCTTTAAACCGCTTGGCGCTAACCCCAAAAAAATTGCATTGGCCTTGTCGTTGACCTTGCGATTTGTACCAGTTGTGAAAACGATTGCCGATGATATTTATGAAGCACAAAAGGCTCGCGGTTTAGAGCGTAGCTTTTTAGCACTCTTTATCCCTTTGCTTATTCGCATTATAAAAATGGGTGATGATGTTGCGCAAGCAATTTTGTCGCGCAGCTATGACAATGAATGACTCGATCAAGACATTTTTAAGCTTGAGCATAAGACTTAGCAAAGCCAAAAATACCCAATAAAATATATAAAAAATGGCAAAGAAAGAAAGCGAAAAAATATGCGCCATGCTTTAGCCGTAATGCAAACCATTTTTTATCAGATTGCGGCAAAATTAGGCCTTTATGAAAGAAATATGACTAAAAAAGGCGCTTTTTGCATGCTCTTCGCAGATCAGCTATGCAAAGTTAATACTACTCAAATTATCGTGAAAAACCTATATTGATTTTAACAAAACAATAAAACGTAACAAACAATATCTAGGTGATTAAAATGAATTTGGTTCGCTCTTTCAATAACTGGCGTCGTTACCGTACAACGGTTAATGAGTTAAATAGCCTTTCTGCTCGTGAGCTTAATGATCTTGGCATTAACCGTGCTGAAATTCCATCAATTGCTCGTCGCGCAACACGTTAATATTCAAAATTGATCATAAAATTTGATCTAGGCGCTTGCTGCTTAGTTGAGAGCTTTTAAATTGAAATTTAAATTTTTAGGGTAAATCTCCTCCTCCTATACCCTGAAAATTTTGGAAGACCGACATCTCCTCCTCCCAGTCGGTTTTCAATTCAAACACCTGCTGCATTTCCTCCCGCAGCAGGTGTTTTTTTATGGCAAAACGCATTGCCTAAAGAGCTATTTAATAAAGCCTATATTAGGAATTTTTTTAGAAATCTTTGTGAAATGGCTAGGGCAGCTATGCAAACTTGGCACTACTCAAATAAATGTGAACAGCCTATATTCAGGTTAACAAAGCAATAAAGCTTAACAAACAAAATCTAGGTGATTAAAATGAATTTGGTTCGCTCTTTCAACAACTGGCGTCGTTATCGCACAACAGTTAACGAGCTTAGCCGTCTTTCCTCTCGTGAGCTCAATGATCTTGGCATTAATCGTGCTGAAATCCCAACAATTGCTCGTCGCGCAACACGTTAATAAATTATTCATAGGCGCTCTCCAAAAATGGGTTGAGAGCTTTTGAGTTAGAAATTAGTATTATTACAGTTTTTTCAGGGGTCTCCTCCTCCTATACCCTGAAAATTTTGGAAGACCGACATCTCCTCCTCCTCCCAGTCGGTTTTCAATTCAAGCGCCTGCTGCACCTCCTCCCGCAGCAGGCGTTTTTTTATGCGTAAAATTTAGTGTTAAGCAAAGCCACGCATAAAAAAAACGCATATAATATGCGGCTTTTTGATCAAAAATTACGAAATATCAGTATATTAAAAAGGTGAGATATTTAAACCAACTCTTATCCTGATATATGTTTGCTATTCCATTTCTTCGCGCAGCATTTCAAGCTCCAACCATTCTTCTTCTTTTTCCATTAGCGATGTTTGCTTTTGCTCAAGCTTTTTAGAAAGGTCATGGAAACGGTCGGCATTTTTGCTATAAAGATTAGGATCAGATAATTCTTTTTCAAGAATCGCTATTTCACCATTGAGCTTTTCCATCTCAATCGGCAAATTATCAAGCGCGTATTTTTGTTTAAAAGAAAGTTTCCGTTTTTGTTCCTTTGCCGGCGCATTATCGTTTTTTTGTCCAGCATTTGCCGTGTCATTATTTTTGGTTGCTTTTTGCTCTTTGCGTATGCTTAGCGCCTTATCTTTACGCTGTGCTAACATATCACTATAGCCACCGGCATATTCCAACCAATCGCCATCACCTTCTGGCGCAATAACCGATGTGACGGTGCGATCAAGAAAGTCGCGATCATGACTTACAAGAATTACAGTGCCGGGGAAGCCGGCAACGAGTTCTTGCAAGAGGTCGAGGGTTTCCATATCAAGATCATTGGTGGGCTCATCGAGGATAAGCAAATTTGCAGGGCGTGCCAAAAGCCGTGCTAGCATTAATCTTGCGCGTTCACCACCCGAAAGCTCGCGAATTGGCGTGCGTGCTTGCTCGGTTTGAAAGAGAAAATCTTTCATATAGGATACAACGTGTTTTTGTTCGCCATTAACAATAACGCTATCGCCGCGCCCGTCAGTCAAATAATCTTTAAGGCTTTCATCAAGATTAAGGCTGCGTTTTTGGTCAAGCATTGCCACTTCAAGATTAACCCCAAGGCGCACACTGCCTTTATCAGGCTCTATAAGGCCGGTTAAAATTGAAAGCAGCGTGGTTTTGCCGGCACCATTAGGGCCAACAAGTCCAATACGATCACCACGATTAATACGGGTAGAAAAATCTTTAATCAAAACACGCTCGCCATAGGCTTTAGCAATATGTTTGGCTTCAACCACTAATTTACCCGAATCGCGGCTATCGGCGGCTTGCAATTGCACAACGCCTTGTGGTCCTTGATGGCTACGATGGCGGGCGCGTAAATTATGCAATTCATCAAGACGGCGAACATTTCTCTTACGCCGCGCTGTCACACCATAGCGCAGCCAATGCTCCTCACGCTCGATCTGGCGGCCAAGCTTATGCTGATCGCGTTCTTCTTCTTCTAAAACCTTATCGCGCCATTCTTCAAAAAATTTAAAGCCTTGATCCAAGCGACGGGTAACACCGCGATCAAGCCATACGGTTGAGCGGCTCACGGTTTCAAGAAAACGCCGATCATGGGAAATAATTACCAATGCCGAGCGAATTTGCGCAAGTTCATTTTCAAGCCATTCAATGGTGGTAAGATCAAGGTGGTTGGTTGGCT comes from Bartonella sp. HY038 and encodes:
- a CDS encoding shikimate kinase gives rise to the protein MSKNISIHKAIHRLRSNIGERSLVLVGLMGAGKTTIGKRLAQLLNLDFYDADHEIEHASQMSISEIFAQYGEQEFRDLEKRVILRLLNKGPIVLATGGGAYINEQTREAIHDQALAIWLDADLDTLMDRVSRRSHRPLLQNDNPRAVMERLIAERYPIYAKAHLSVMSTRGKRDAVTRQVIKNVDAFLAKENESNSAIEAQ
- a CDS encoding TetR/AcrR family transcriptional regulator, which gives rise to MAGRPREFDRDEALKEARNLFWQYGFEGTSMVDLAQAFNIASARIYAAFGFKEALFREAVEQYQLEKGSFASVALAQNSDARAAIEQVLRGAIDVYTDKFMGCMVISSAVNYSQNHHNIAQWLTVMRNERTDLIKSYLKQAKCDGTIAPNFNETAFADFCCTALCGFSVQARDGVDTKRLNAIVELIMKAYDSEAQPKI
- a CDS encoding energy-coupling factor transporter transmembrane protein EcfT, coding for MMSNFENNESARLWAKKTPIWVKIIFLFALGLFVFFFTRIDIMAIAFLLALLAYPIVGFSLTLPIKNLVKLWWLLLGLFLVQWLTIPWAASLAITLRLAILLLAANLINATTKASDMLDAFERFFMLFKPLGANPKKIALALSLTLRFVPVVKTIADDIYEAQKARGLERSFLALFIPLLIRIIKMGDDVAQAILSRSYDNE
- a CDS encoding DUF1127 domain-containing protein — encoded protein: MNLVRSFNNWRRYRTTVNELSRLSSRELNDLGINRAEIPTIARRATR
- a CDS encoding ABC-F family ATP-binding cassette domain-containing protein, whose product is MANPPLLTLDQLSLTFGGTPLLTNANLSVSEGERIALVGRNGSGKSTLLKIAAGLVEPTDGEIFRHPGATIRYLPQSPDMDGFDTVEAYVEAGLGPADDHYRVGYLLDHLGLSGEANPRDLSGGEARRAALARVLAPSPDVLLLDEPTNHLDLTTIEWLENELAQIRSALVIISHDRRFLETVSRSTVWLDRGVTRRLDQGFKFFEEWRDKVLEEEERDQHKLGRQIEREEHWLRYGVTARRKRNVRRLDELHNLRARHRSHQGPQGVVQLQAADSRDSGKLVVEAKHIAKAYGERVLIKDFSTRINRGDRIGLVGPNGAGKTTLLSILTGLIEPDKGSVRLGVNLEVAMLDQKRSLNLDESLKDYLTDGRGDSVIVNGEQKHVVSYMKDFLFQTEQARTPIRELSGGERARLMLARLLARPANLLILDEPTNDLDMETLDLLQELVAGFPGTVILVSHDRDFLDRTVTSVIAPEGDGDWLEYAGGYSDMLAQRKDKALSIRKEQKATKNNDTANAGQKNDNAPAKEQKRKLSFKQKYALDNLPIEMEKLNGEIAILEKELSDPNLYSKNADRFHDLSKKLEQKQTSLMEKEEEWLELEMLREEME
- a CDS encoding 1-acyl-sn-glycerol-3-phosphate acyltransferase, whose translation is MPQNSALEKIVLFIRSILFIFAFYTASILQVFLYTPFYFFLPRKKAWIVPKIWGRVTMFLFRHIVGTNYRLEGMENIPKGACIIAPKHQSMWETIMLCMCLEDPSLVLKRELMRLPIFGWFMWKIGMIPIDRGSPIKAMKAVINGAREKAADGRQIVIFPEGTRQEPGAEPSYKPGIIPIYSELSLPVIPIALNAGLFWPRSTVMRYPGTVIMRVLPAIEPGLNKREFLKKLEEVTEKACDDLLIEAANSKNPPAMPQTAVKRLAELGIDWQGQIR
- a CDS encoding DUF1127 domain-containing protein, which produces MNLVRSFNNWRRYRTTVNELNSLSARELNDLGINRAEIPSIARRATR
- a CDS encoding energy-coupling factor ABC transporter ATP-binding protein translates to MKIATATALASPTCDKHIQLEDVTLKLGNKTILQSINVTLQQQRIGVIGANGSGKSSFARLLNGLLLPSTGTVFIDGLDTKKDGKNIRRKVGFIFQNPDNQIIMPTIEEDIAFGLKNMKLTKAEIQRRSDDVLQLYNLDAIKTSSAHNLSGGQKQLLAICGVLVMQPEIMVFDEPTTMLDLRNKKRIAALINNLPQRVVLVSHDLELLKDFDRVLVIDEGKIAYDGSAYDAIEFYKNLMQ
- a CDS encoding BA14K family protein — protein: MTNHYKQISKKALGKVLALAVFASLVSSTNVFAAPNDHMTQRIEQRNGPINQGLYNGYKGYRHHRPGYQRHSDGWWYPEAAFRHIRPAPPIYDGPHNSDRGPRPPLSNHLDQPRPNHPSINRPMPQRPVLNQRHIKWCAQQYRTYRPSDNSFAVRRGERRICVSPFSR